In Bythopirellula goksoeyrii, a single window of DNA contains:
- the gcvPB gene encoding aminomethyl-transferring glycine dehydrogenase subunit GcvPB has translation MRNNRDTQLLCELSKPGRRAARLPACDVPEREIADLLPAESIAPKPPALPEVTEPQIVRHFVNLSTMNMSVDTHFYPLGSCTMKYNPKRNERAAAMPGFADLHPCQPEQSIQGMLALLYEMQEYFKEISGLDACSLQPAAGAHGELTALLVAAAYFRDNGEKRTKVLVPDNAHGTNPASAAMAGYKSITVKTTSDGFVDMADLAAKLDDEVAVMMITNPSTLGLFEPHMREIADQVHARGGLIYLDGANMNAILGITRPGDWGADMQHYNPHKTFSGPHGGGGPGAGPICVTDKLAPYLPTPIVRKGGSGGSSVENRKGTGKLNPSLNAQHSTLNSHYSLDFDMPKTIGRVRSFFGNVGVLVRAYAYIRTHGPDGLRAVSENAVLNANYLLSRVKHILPVPQGNRCMHEFVASANTLKKEKGITAMDIAKRLLDYGFHAPTVYFPLTVPEAMMCEPTESESKESLDAFAEVLFRITEEDADLLHDAPHTTSVSRPDEVRAARQPVLTWAALVEAN, from the coding sequence ATGCGAAATAACCGCGATACTCAACTCTTGTGCGAACTCTCCAAACCAGGTCGCCGGGCCGCGAGACTGCCTGCCTGTGATGTGCCGGAGCGCGAGATCGCTGATTTGCTGCCCGCTGAATCAATTGCACCGAAGCCCCCTGCCCTGCCGGAGGTTACCGAGCCGCAAATCGTGCGGCATTTTGTGAACCTCTCGACGATGAATATGTCGGTCGATACGCATTTCTATCCGCTGGGAAGTTGCACGATGAAGTACAATCCCAAGCGAAATGAACGAGCGGCGGCGATGCCGGGGTTTGCCGACTTGCATCCCTGCCAACCGGAGCAGTCCATCCAAGGAATGCTCGCCTTGCTCTATGAGATGCAAGAATACTTCAAAGAGATTTCGGGGCTCGATGCTTGTAGTTTACAACCTGCGGCCGGTGCCCATGGTGAATTGACTGCCCTCTTGGTGGCTGCAGCTTATTTTCGAGACAACGGCGAAAAACGCACCAAAGTGCTCGTCCCCGACAATGCCCATGGGACCAACCCCGCAAGCGCCGCGATGGCGGGATACAAATCGATCACAGTAAAAACCACCTCGGACGGTTTCGTCGATATGGCCGATCTGGCTGCTAAGCTAGACGATGAAGTAGCCGTCATGATGATCACCAACCCCAGTACACTTGGGCTGTTCGAGCCCCACATGCGCGAGATCGCCGATCAGGTCCACGCACGCGGAGGCCTGATCTATCTCGACGGTGCCAACATGAACGCCATCCTGGGAATCACGCGCCCAGGAGATTGGGGTGCCGACATGCAGCACTACAACCCCCACAAAACATTCAGTGGCCCCCACGGTGGCGGCGGCCCCGGCGCCGGCCCGATCTGCGTCACTGACAAGCTTGCGCCGTACTTGCCGACGCCGATAGTCAGGAAAGGTGGGAGTGGAGGGTCGAGTGTTGAGAACCGGAAGGGAACCGGTAAACTCAATCCTTCACTCAACGCTCAACACTCAACACTCAACTCGCACTACTCTCTCGATTTCGACATGCCAAAAACTATTGGTCGCGTACGCTCCTTCTTTGGCAATGTCGGAGTCTTGGTGCGGGCCTACGCCTATATTCGCACACATGGTCCGGATGGCTTGCGCGCAGTTTCTGAGAATGCGGTCCTCAACGCCAATTATTTACTCAGTCGTGTAAAACACATCTTGCCGGTTCCCCAGGGGAATCGCTGCATGCACGAATTTGTCGCTTCTGCCAACACGCTGAAAAAAGAAAAAGGGATCACGGCGATGGACATCGCCAAACGACTCTTGGACTACGGCTTCCATGCTCCGACAGTGTACTTTCCGTTAACTGTTCCCGAGGCGATGATGTGCGAACCAACTGAGTCAGAAAGCAAAGAATCCCTCGATGCTTTCGCCGAGGTACTGTTCCGGATCACGGAGGAAGATGCTGATTTGCTGCATGACGCACCGCACACCACTTCTGTGAGTCGACCCGATGAGGTCCGTGCAGCCCGCCAACCGGTGCTGACCTGGGCGGCACTGGTTGAGGCCAACTGA
- a CDS encoding lipoate--protein ligase family protein, whose translation MSDAHPGQLILDPPGDGAWNMAVDEALLHLAAEEGIATLRFYQWQEPTLSLGYFQQFSDRHQHPASLSATVVRRQSGGGAILHDQELTYSISLPATHPFAKNAQSLYDSVHTILVSILKRHLSNASQIRLWEKAITLGEDEPFLCFQRRALGDIVLDTSLATSQQVATHKIVGSAQRRNRGAVLQHGSILLDNSPHSPELPGVNDLCGSTLSAIGLTEELRDILPPALALSCLHVEINRKVHTLAERWYNEKYGRAQWTTRR comes from the coding sequence GTGAGTGATGCACATCCTGGTCAGTTGATCTTGGACCCCCCCGGCGACGGTGCCTGGAACATGGCCGTGGATGAGGCGCTACTGCACCTCGCCGCTGAGGAGGGAATTGCCACTTTACGATTCTACCAGTGGCAAGAACCAACGCTCTCGCTGGGTTACTTTCAACAGTTCTCCGACCGCCACCAGCATCCTGCAAGTCTCTCAGCAACCGTGGTGCGCAGGCAAAGTGGCGGGGGAGCAATTCTGCATGACCAGGAATTGACCTACAGCATTTCACTTCCTGCGACGCATCCCTTCGCCAAGAACGCTCAATCTCTGTACGACTCCGTTCATACGATATTGGTATCCATTTTGAAGAGGCATCTATCAAACGCGAGTCAAATTCGCCTATGGGAGAAGGCAATAACTCTCGGCGAGGACGAGCCCTTTCTTTGTTTCCAACGCCGCGCATTGGGAGATATCGTTCTCGACACTTCACTAGCGACTTCCCAACAGGTGGCAACGCACAAAATCGTCGGCTCTGCGCAGCGCCGCAACCGGGGAGCTGTCCTGCAGCATGGCAGCATCTTGCTCGATAATTCGCCGCACAGTCCCGAGCTTCCTGGCGTCAACGATCTCTGCGGATCCACTCTCTCGGCAATCGGGCTTACGGAAGAATTGCGGGATATATTGCCTCCAGCCTTGGCTCTAAGTTGTTTGCACGTCGAAATTAACCGAAAAGTACACACCTTGGCGGAGCGATGGTATAATGAGAAATACGGAAGGGCACAGTGGACGACAAGACGTTAA
- a CDS encoding FHA domain-containing protein — MSSFQPSMVCSEVEIATAFSSLERQTFYFGLCHFRWPRTGGAMDVILKVMKGAKAGAKIAVKKDEFLIGRSPECNLCSGSTSISRKHCAIRRSGTKVTIKDMGSRNGTLVNGTKITEEVELSSGDTLNIGNLEFLVTLTSGINNEKKPQVKSVAEAAQRTATKASGSDIGDDDISKWLLESSDANDGVLSEEATETQTIRLDDTKASELRDAIKEMRAESGDVIDPAPEPEDPASESSKGDDKGSKKKQKPGKLPPIDKKAGSKNSVEAAADALRSWSRRR; from the coding sequence GTGTCTTCGTTCCAGCCCTCGATGGTTTGCTCTGAGGTAGAGATTGCCACGGCTTTCTCTTCACTTGAGCGACAGACTTTTTACTTCGGGCTTTGCCACTTTAGGTGGCCACGGACAGGTGGGGCAATGGACGTTATTCTCAAAGTTATGAAAGGCGCTAAGGCCGGCGCTAAGATTGCCGTCAAGAAGGATGAATTCTTGATCGGTCGTAGCCCCGAGTGCAATCTCTGCTCGGGGAGCACTTCGATTAGCCGCAAACACTGCGCGATCCGGCGCAGTGGTACCAAAGTTACAATCAAAGACATGGGCAGCCGCAATGGGACGCTAGTCAACGGTACAAAAATCACTGAAGAAGTAGAACTGTCCTCCGGTGATACACTTAACATTGGCAATCTTGAATTCTTGGTAACGCTTACCTCTGGCATTAACAACGAAAAGAAACCTCAAGTAAAATCTGTTGCAGAAGCGGCCCAACGAACTGCTACCAAGGCAAGTGGAAGTGATATCGGGGACGACGATATTTCGAAGTGGCTGTTAGAGTCCTCCGATGCCAATGATGGAGTCCTCAGCGAAGAGGCAACCGAAACTCAAACAATTCGACTCGACGACACGAAGGCGAGCGAATTGCGAGATGCTATCAAAGAGATGCGTGCGGAATCTGGTGATGTGATTGATCCTGCTCCAGAGCCAGAAGACCCCGCCTCAGAATCATCCAAAGGTGACGACAAAGGCTCAAAAAAGAAACAAAAACCCGGCAAGCTTCCCCCAATCGATAAGAAAGCTGGTTCCAAGAATAGCGTTGAGGCGGCGGCCGATGCCCTCCGCTCCTGGAGCCGTCGTCGCTAA
- a CDS encoding tetratricopeptide repeat protein, translating to MHQTLPTCCLLIVPLTLLAGCNNMNSQALNSEGVRLYQNGNYQQAASQFQRAIATNPQSASGYYNLASALHKTGKLQNNPQDLKQAEQLYNQCLDYDPNYTECYRGLAVLLAETGRQDASYRLLEGWAERNPHLADPRIELARMYEENNNLPQASAKLEEAITVDPYNSRALTALGRLRESSGDTQQALANYQRSLSLNHYQPAIEARVASLQATQAGGAPVVTPPNGTRTVQQPPPNTRY from the coding sequence ATGCACCAAACACTCCCTACCTGCTGCTTGCTCATCGTTCCGCTCACGCTGTTGGCCGGCTGTAACAACATGAATTCGCAAGCGCTCAATTCCGAGGGAGTGCGCCTCTACCAGAATGGCAACTACCAACAAGCCGCCAGCCAGTTTCAGCGAGCGATCGCTACCAATCCGCAGTCGGCCAGTGGGTACTACAACCTCGCATCAGCGCTGCATAAGACAGGGAAACTCCAGAACAATCCTCAAGACTTAAAACAAGCTGAGCAATTGTACAATCAATGCCTCGACTACGATCCGAACTATACGGAGTGTTATCGTGGGCTAGCCGTGCTGCTCGCGGAAACGGGTCGGCAAGACGCGTCTTATCGACTCCTGGAAGGCTGGGCGGAGCGGAATCCGCACCTGGCTGACCCTCGCATTGAACTGGCTCGCATGTACGAAGAAAACAACAACCTACCGCAAGCATCAGCGAAGCTGGAAGAAGCAATCACCGTCGATCCCTACAATAGCCGGGCACTCACTGCCTTGGGGCGCTTACGTGAATCCTCGGGAGACACTCAACAGGCTTTGGCAAACTACCAACGCTCATTGTCTCTCAACCATTATCAACCTGCCATCGAAGCCCGTGTCGCTTCGTTGCAAGCTACTCAGGCTGGGGGAGCACCGGTCGTAACGCCTCCCAATGGCACACGTACCGTACAGCAGCCACCGCCGAACACACGGTACTAG
- the nadB gene encoding L-aspartate oxidase: protein MNSSIPRYLVSFDPKRIPHHFVDVLVIGGGIAGLRATMAIDPRLSALVVTKDRWNESNSAYAQGGIAGVLAPEDRFEDHITDTLIAGADLCNREVVEMVIREAPAHIRQLIEWGTVFDQESDGELLLGREGGHSHHRIVHALGDATGKEIMRAMIQRAREELGAQMWQDTFTIDLLTHEGQCRGALVWHQNHGRTFVWAKQTILCTGGVGQIYRETTNPPVATGDGHAIAFRAGAELRDMEFMQFHPTVLYIAGSSRTLITEAVRGEGAILVDANGERFMPSYDERGELAPRDVVSQAIVDRMHKTHHPCAYLDLTVLDSAHVRSRFPGITRSCAEFGIDVTQDRIPVRPGAHYMIGGLSVDQQGATTLPGLWAAGEVTSSGLHGANRLASNSLLEGLVYGAHAGESASAAALEVPDNFQAIPLGNPESEPSGEPLDLADIRNSLKSLMWRSAGVLRDGGDLQNAGKTIDGWCQYALSRQFSDPTGWELQNMLLVSRVMIQLALEREESRGVHLRSDFPENGGETWQRHLSVTRPVRT from the coding sequence ATGAACTCGTCCATCCCCCGTTACCTCGTCTCATTCGATCCCAAACGGATTCCGCATCACTTTGTTGATGTACTCGTCATTGGCGGGGGGATCGCTGGCCTGCGGGCGACGATGGCGATCGATCCTCGGTTGTCGGCGTTGGTGGTAACAAAGGATCGTTGGAATGAATCCAACTCGGCGTATGCCCAGGGTGGAATAGCTGGGGTGCTCGCTCCGGAGGATCGGTTTGAAGACCACATAACCGATACACTGATTGCGGGTGCCGACCTCTGTAATCGAGAGGTTGTGGAGATGGTTATCCGTGAGGCTCCTGCACACATTCGACAGTTAATCGAGTGGGGTACCGTGTTCGATCAAGAATCGGATGGCGAGCTTTTGCTTGGCCGTGAGGGAGGGCACAGCCATCATCGCATCGTACATGCCTTGGGGGATGCGACAGGCAAAGAAATCATGCGGGCCATGATTCAGCGGGCCCGCGAAGAGCTTGGTGCCCAGATGTGGCAGGACACGTTTACGATCGACTTGTTGACCCATGAGGGACAGTGTCGCGGGGCATTGGTGTGGCATCAAAACCATGGCCGCACTTTTGTGTGGGCGAAACAAACGATTCTCTGCACAGGAGGCGTCGGTCAAATCTATCGTGAGACGACCAACCCGCCCGTAGCCACAGGGGATGGCCATGCGATTGCCTTTCGTGCCGGGGCGGAGCTCCGCGATATGGAGTTTATGCAATTTCATCCCACGGTGCTCTACATTGCAGGGAGCAGTCGCACGCTAATCACTGAAGCAGTGCGAGGCGAGGGCGCCATACTGGTCGATGCCAATGGCGAGCGGTTTATGCCGAGCTACGATGAGAGAGGAGAATTGGCCCCGCGCGATGTGGTAAGTCAAGCCATCGTGGACCGCATGCATAAGACGCACCATCCGTGTGCTTATCTCGATCTCACAGTACTTGATTCTGCACATGTGCGGAGTCGGTTTCCAGGGATCACCAGAAGTTGCGCCGAATTTGGGATCGATGTCACTCAGGACCGTATTCCCGTGCGGCCCGGAGCTCACTACATGATTGGTGGCTTGTCGGTCGATCAGCAAGGGGCAACTACTTTGCCAGGACTGTGGGCTGCTGGGGAAGTCACTAGCAGTGGCCTGCATGGTGCCAACCGTTTGGCTTCGAATAGCTTACTCGAAGGTTTGGTCTACGGAGCCCACGCCGGCGAGTCTGCTTCTGCAGCCGCGCTGGAGGTCCCCGACAACTTCCAAGCGATTCCGCTGGGCAACCCCGAGAGTGAGCCAAGTGGCGAACCACTGGACCTCGCTGATATCCGCAACTCGCTTAAGAGCCTGATGTGGCGATCCGCAGGAGTCCTTCGCGATGGAGGAGATCTGCAAAACGCCGGGAAGACCATCGACGGCTGGTGCCAGTATGCTTTAAGCCGTCAGTTCTCCGACCCGACAGGTTGGGAACTACAGAACATGCTCTTGGTCTCTCGGGTTATGATTCAGTTGGCACTCGAACGTGAAGAATCCCGAGGGGTACATCTGCGGAGCGATTTCCCCGAGAATGGGGGCGAGACTTGGCAGCGGCATTTAAGTGTAACGCGGCCCGTTCGCACTTAG
- a CDS encoding putative sodium/potassium/calcium exchanger, giving the protein MASVTESTPSSASRAEERLVDEQIRRTLRSLKLLDLMAGIITLVIGVLAFLLTAAVLDQWVIPGGWSGTARLVLLGLLLVGVGWYSWRAFWPLMSRSINPAYAAQLIERNTPSLKNSLLNFLLLRTHRRQLSQKVYQAIEHQAAQRLSEVSMDTVVDRSVLLRLGYVLVAVVALCALYRVLSPKNLTTSISRVLMPWSEIAVPSRVEILDVTPGETSLARGEPLPISAEVLGLNEDEPVEVHYSTLDGQAEDRVIAMSPAAGGLRYEGKIPDRFSSGDGGGVQQDLDYWITAGDARSSKYRATVFARPTIVVERIRYEFPAYTGLASREVEGTGDIHALEGTKVILHAQANQEIASAHVDFAADGRHDLTMKSQGEKASADFTLELKEDRRTPKYESYVLRYKTESGRTNNLPPKYEIDVTPDYAPEIQILAPRDEEGQLVEQLDVPVNQQFTVEIEARDPDFLLSKVSLLGQLEGKKMLDHGLLQADHEGRFVGSFTATPEELELKPGDIMEYWATASDNRRPQANVAETERLKIRVVGPPQFDQQNQNGEGQEQGQGGGEGEQGEGGESGDEQGEASGAGGESGEEGEQGEGGEGAEGEGGEGQGEQQLGGEGGGGENQESEGGSGDQQENQEGGGGENSEQSEQQQPGDVSAEGDDDGEAFDRISDHFAEEDANSQDQQGGQPQEGESQEGQEGEAETQPGGEGSEGTPDSDQTGDASDSADAEESDSQQGESGSEGAEQDRESQGAGADGDPAGEEQSEQPMETQQSDKEQEAPTGEMSGEQGDPGAGENPGEEQGSPDAIEKKPNDKPGEDSQDPQENDQEAPGQGRGNKESDSQGGQGGDRSGGGQEGAGQQADSEGTGAAGENTAADDGAGQAAEPGAGEDSARPGTDGASDKPTGESAEDQSGEGSKESAEASGSEPGGEEGQTAAGEESQDPGNEASGSEGKPEMSDQANPSNTAGQQPPGGGTGGSSSPPPAGELQPGDEANLEFARQQSDLVLDRLEDQLGKDNVDQELLDKLGWSKEDLKKFVDRWKGLINAAEQEGPEGDEAQQKLNDALLSLGLRPGHRGYQSQAIQDKLRELKDSYRGQTPIEYADQVRAYIKGTATSGEKD; this is encoded by the coding sequence ATGGCCAGTGTTACCGAATCTACGCCGTCCTCTGCGAGTCGGGCTGAAGAACGGTTAGTAGATGAGCAGATTCGACGTACTCTCCGCTCGCTCAAACTGCTCGACCTGATGGCGGGTATTATCACGCTGGTCATCGGCGTGTTGGCCTTTTTGTTGACCGCCGCGGTGCTCGATCAGTGGGTGATCCCCGGGGGGTGGAGTGGCACCGCACGCCTAGTGTTGCTCGGCCTGCTTTTGGTGGGCGTGGGGTGGTACAGTTGGCGAGCTTTTTGGCCGCTGATGTCGCGGTCGATCAACCCTGCTTATGCGGCGCAGCTCATCGAGAGAAATACTCCCTCGCTGAAAAACAGTTTGCTCAATTTCCTGTTGCTCCGCACGCACCGGCGACAACTCTCACAAAAAGTCTATCAAGCCATTGAACACCAGGCGGCTCAGCGATTGTCGGAGGTGTCGATGGATACAGTTGTCGACCGTTCGGTCCTGTTGCGACTTGGTTACGTGCTGGTAGCGGTGGTGGCACTGTGTGCTTTGTATCGTGTGCTTTCGCCGAAGAATCTGACGACCTCAATATCGCGAGTACTGATGCCATGGTCGGAAATCGCGGTGCCCAGCCGTGTGGAGATTTTGGACGTTACTCCTGGAGAGACTTCGCTCGCTCGGGGGGAACCGTTGCCGATCTCTGCAGAGGTGCTGGGACTCAACGAAGACGAACCGGTCGAAGTGCATTACTCGACTCTCGATGGTCAGGCGGAGGACCGGGTGATTGCGATGTCTCCAGCCGCCGGTGGTTTGCGCTACGAAGGGAAAATACCAGACCGTTTCTCCAGCGGCGATGGTGGGGGAGTGCAGCAAGATTTGGATTACTGGATCACGGCAGGTGATGCGCGGTCGTCCAAGTATCGGGCGACGGTTTTTGCACGTCCAACGATTGTGGTTGAACGGATTCGTTATGAGTTTCCTGCCTACACGGGACTTGCGTCGCGCGAAGTTGAGGGAACAGGTGACATCCACGCACTGGAAGGAACGAAGGTCATTCTTCATGCCCAGGCAAATCAGGAGATCGCCAGTGCCCACGTCGATTTCGCAGCTGATGGGCGACATGACCTGACGATGAAGTCCCAAGGCGAGAAAGCCAGTGCCGATTTCACTTTGGAACTCAAGGAAGATCGCCGGACGCCAAAATACGAGAGCTATGTGCTCCGCTACAAGACCGAGAGTGGCCGCACGAACAACCTGCCGCCGAAGTACGAAATCGACGTCACACCTGACTACGCTCCCGAGATTCAAATCCTTGCACCGCGTGACGAGGAGGGCCAATTAGTCGAACAGCTCGACGTGCCAGTGAATCAGCAGTTCACTGTCGAGATCGAGGCACGTGATCCAGATTTCCTTCTAAGCAAGGTGTCACTCCTGGGCCAATTAGAGGGAAAAAAGATGCTCGATCATGGGTTGCTCCAAGCAGACCATGAAGGACGCTTTGTCGGCAGCTTCACGGCAACACCTGAAGAGTTGGAACTCAAGCCGGGCGACATTATGGAATACTGGGCTACAGCATCGGACAATCGTCGCCCGCAGGCGAATGTTGCCGAGACAGAGCGGCTAAAAATCCGGGTCGTCGGTCCACCGCAGTTCGATCAACAGAACCAAAACGGTGAGGGCCAAGAACAAGGTCAAGGAGGTGGAGAGGGTGAACAGGGCGAAGGAGGTGAGAGTGGCGACGAACAGGGTGAGGCAAGCGGTGCTGGAGGTGAATCTGGTGAAGAAGGCGAGCAAGGTGAGGGTGGAGAAGGCGCAGAGGGTGAAGGAGGCGAAGGCCAAGGTGAACAGCAATTAGGTGGTGAAGGAGGAGGCGGAGAAAATCAAGAGTCAGAAGGGGGGTCTGGAGATCAGCAGGAAAACCAGGAGGGTGGCGGCGGCGAGAATTCAGAGCAGAGCGAACAGCAACAGCCGGGAGATGTCTCTGCCGAGGGAGATGACGACGGCGAGGCCTTTGATAGGATTTCTGATCACTTTGCCGAGGAGGACGCGAACTCTCAGGATCAACAAGGGGGACAGCCGCAGGAAGGTGAGTCCCAGGAGGGGCAGGAAGGAGAGGCCGAAACTCAGCCTGGCGGAGAAGGTAGCGAAGGGACGCCTGACTCTGATCAAACTGGTGATGCTTCGGACTCCGCGGATGCGGAGGAATCTGATTCCCAGCAAGGGGAGTCTGGATCTGAGGGCGCGGAGCAAGATCGCGAGTCGCAGGGCGCAGGGGCGGACGGGGATCCCGCTGGCGAGGAACAAAGCGAGCAGCCAATGGAGACCCAGCAGTCCGACAAAGAACAAGAGGCTCCGACCGGAGAAATGTCTGGCGAGCAAGGCGATCCTGGGGCGGGTGAAAACCCCGGCGAGGAACAAGGTTCCCCAGATGCAATTGAAAAGAAACCAAACGACAAACCTGGCGAAGACTCTCAGGATCCGCAAGAAAACGATCAAGAAGCCCCCGGCCAAGGACGTGGCAACAAAGAATCCGATTCCCAAGGAGGGCAGGGGGGAGATCGCTCAGGTGGCGGTCAAGAAGGCGCTGGTCAGCAGGCAGACTCTGAAGGAACCGGCGCGGCAGGCGAGAATACGGCTGCCGACGATGGTGCTGGACAGGCAGCTGAGCCAGGTGCTGGCGAGGATTCCGCCCGACCCGGAACCGACGGTGCTTCCGACAAACCCACCGGCGAGTCTGCTGAAGACCAATCGGGTGAGGGCAGCAAAGAGTCAGCCGAGGCTAGCGGCAGCGAGCCGGGTGGCGAAGAGGGACAAACTGCCGCCGGTGAAGAGTCTCAAGATCCCGGCAACGAGGCTTCGGGCAGCGAAGGCAAACCGGAAATGTCAGACCAAGCCAACCCGTCGAATACGGCAGGCCAACAGCCACCCGGTGGGGGAACGGGGGGATCGAGTTCGCCTCCACCTGCTGGTGAACTTCAACCCGGGGACGAAGCAAATTTGGAGTTCGCTCGCCAGCAAAGTGACTTGGTACTCGACCGATTGGAAGATCAACTCGGCAAAGACAATGTCGATCAGGAATTGCTAGACAAACTTGGCTGGAGTAAAGAGGACTTGAAGAAATTTGTCGATCGGTGGAAGGGACTCATAAATGCCGCTGAACAGGAAGGCCCCGAAGGGGATGAGGCCCAGCAGAAGCTTAACGATGCCCTCCTCAGCCTCGGCTTACGCCCCGGACATCGAGGATACCAGTCGCAAGCCATTCAGGACAAGCTTCGTGAGTTGAAGGATTCCTATCGTGGGCAAACGCCAATTGAATATGCCGACCAAGTACGGGCATACATCAAAGGAACGGCGACATCTGGGGAGAAGGATTGA
- a CDS encoding transposase: MPCFLFTCHAHGSWMPDREQGYVKRGKGILPTDLHMNRLYTESIVETFVLFDSNMQIALIESLLESAPKQKFELYAVATDRTHVHALLSWCDQRKGTKLRGLVKGSLSRYLNKKSERRTWLAEKGSCKQVKHRGHFDHLKVIYLPMHRGWKWDRERGFYR, translated from the coding sequence ATGCCGTGCTTCCTTTTCACTTGCCACGCACATGGCTCTTGGATGCCCGATCGCGAGCAAGGTTATGTCAAACGGGGCAAGGGCATCTTGCCAACTGATCTACACATGAATCGACTCTATACCGAGTCCATAGTAGAAACCTTTGTGTTGTTCGACAGCAATATGCAAATCGCTTTGATTGAAAGCCTGCTCGAGTCCGCACCGAAACAGAAATTCGAGCTCTACGCGGTTGCGACCGATAGAACTCATGTTCACGCCTTGTTGAGTTGGTGTGACCAACGAAAGGGGACAAAGTTACGCGGTCTAGTGAAAGGTTCCCTGTCTCGCTATCTCAACAAGAAGTCGGAACGTCGCACCTGGCTTGCCGAAAAAGGGAGTTGTAAGCAAGTAAAGCATCGAGGGCATTTCGATCACCTCAAAGTGATTTACTTGCCGATGCATCGAGGGTGGAAGTGGGATCGCGAAAGAGGATTTTATCGTTGA